In Blattabacterium cuenoti, the genomic window AATATCTAAAAAAGATTGGGATGATGTTATAAAAACTAATTTATATTCTATATTTAATTTAACTAAACATACTATTCCTCCTATGATGAAACAAAAAAAAGGAAGTATTATTAATATGAGTTCTATTGTAGGATTAACAGGAAACATTGGACAGTCCAATTACGCAGCATCTAAAGCAGGAATTATAGGATTTACAAAATCAATAGCAAGGGAATTAGGAAAAAAAAATATCCGTTGTAATGCTATAGCTCCTGGATATATCGTAACAAAAATGAATTCTCATTTTAAATCTCAAATAAAAGAAAATTGGATAAGAAATATTCCATTAAAAAGACCAGGAACGCCTCAAGATATAGCTAATTCCACTTTATTTCTCGCTTCAGATTTATCAAACTATATTACTGGTACTGTATTAAATGTAAATGGAGGATTAATTTAAATTATAAATGTATTCAAATAAAAAAATTGTACAAAGTTTGGGGGAGATTTTAAAAGCAAAATCTATATTTAACATAATCATATCTCCAGGATCTAGGAATGCACCAATTATTATACATTTTACTCAATATAAAAACTTTAAAACTTACAGTATTGTAGATGAACGATGTGCTGGTTTTTTTGCTTTAGGAATAGCTCAACAAATAAGAAAACCTGTAGTGATTAGTTGCACTTCTGGATCTGCTGTTGTAAATTATTATCCCGCAATTACGGAAGCTTTTTTTCAAAATATTCCACTTATTTTAGTAACGGCAGATAGACCCAAAAAAATTATAGATGTATTTGAAGGACAATCAATTAAACAGGAAAATATTTTTCAAAAACATGTAGAAGTTTCTGTTCAATTGACAGAAGATGATTCTGAATTAGGAATATGGTATAACGATCGATTAATCAATGAATCTATTAACAAGTGTATTTTAAAAAATAAACCTATACATATTAATATTCCATTTTCAGAACCACTTTATAATACCATAGATCATTTACAAGTAAAGCCAAAAATTATAAAAACTGTACCTGTCAAAAATTATATTGAAACATGTAATTATAAAAAAGAACAGGATATATGGAAAAAATATGAAAAAAAAATGATTTTGTTAGGATTATATTATCCGGAAAAAAATATGGAAAAAGTTTTAAGAAAATTAAGCTTGGATCCTTCTATCGTAATTTTTACAGAAACTACATCTCATGTATATGGACAATTTTTTTTCTCAAATATAGATGTTCTTATTTTTAATATGAACCCTAAAAAATGGATAAGTTTTAAACCTCATATTTTATTGACTGTTGGAACAAATATTATATCCAAAAAAATAAAATTTCTTTTAAGAAAATATCCTCCAATATATCATTGGCATATAGGAACAAATTACGAAAATTATCCGGATACTTATTATAAGTTAACGACTTATTGGCCAATTGATCCAGAATCGTTTTTTGAAATTTTTTATAATTCTAATAATATATTGATATCCACTTCAGATTACAGAAAAAAATGGGAAAAATTGAGAAAAGAAAGAATTAAAAAACATAAATTTTTTTTAAAAAAAGAAAAAAGTTTTTCAGATTTAAAAGTTTTATTTTTTGTATTCAAAAGCATACCCAATAATACTATCCTACAATTAGGAAATAGTATGATTGTAAGATATTATCAACTTTTTTATGAAAAAAAATATTCTATTAAATCATATTGTAACCGCGGAACTTCAGGAATAGATGGATGTGTTTCAACTGCTATAGGTTCTGCTATAACTATAAAAAAAACTGTAACATTAATTGTTGGAGATATAAGTTTTTTTTATGACAGTAATGCATTGTGGAACAATTATATTCCAAAAAACTTTCGTATTATACTGATTAATAATGGAGGAGGAAATATTTTTAGATTTATTTCAGAAAAAAAGCTTCCTGAAAAAATATTCAATTTTTTTGAAACAAAGCATATTTTTAATGCAGAAAAGATATGCGAAATGTATAATTGGAAATACGAAAGAGTATACGATCAATATACTTTAAAAAAAAGTTTATCATTTTTTTGGAAAAGATCAAAAAAACCTTGTTTGCTAGAAATAGATACCAAAAAATATAATAACGCTAAAATTTTAAGAAAATATTTATCTTATCTATCCTAATTTGTTTGTATAGAATATAAAACAATATTCCATAAAGCTTTAATTCTTGCAAAAATTTCGCGAATTTGTATCTTACTATCAAAAGTAATGTTTTTAGCATTAAAGCCTATTACATCTAAACCCAAACAATTTCCAATAAAAATAGCTCTTTCATTATGAAATTTTTGAGATATAATTGTAAATTTTTTTTGTTTAAAAATTTGATGAACCCTAACAATAGAATGTAAAGTACTAATTCCATAAAAATCTTCATATATAAAATTAGAAGGGATCCCTTTTTTAATCAATTCCTTTTTCATCATTTTTGGTTCATTATAATTTTTTTCTCTATTATCTCCACTCACAATGATATAACGTATTTTTTTATGACGAAAAAGAGAACAAGCTGCATCTATTCTATACTTAAAATAAGCGTTAATTCCTCCTCCATGCAAATATTTAGAAGTACCTAAAACTACGCCAAATGTATTATATGGAATATAGTCAGCAGAATCATAACTTTTTCTTATTGACCAGAAACTTATTCCAATATAACAGAATATAATAAATGAAATTATGATGAAAAATATATGTTTTATTTTTAATTAACACAATCTAAAAAGATTCATCTTCTATGACCCATTCTCCTTTTTCTAAAAAAAATTCTATATGTTTGAATTTAATATTTTTAGTTTCTCCTGTAATTAAATGACGAATATTAATTCTATTGTTTCTTCCTAATTTTTTCTTATCTTTTCCTTTCATAAAAAGATTCGTTCTAAAATTATTTTTTTCTTTTGGAAAGCATAAAATATCTCCTGTTATGATGACGGATTTGAGTAAAAAAGAAACAGTTTTTTTATTGATATCATAAACTTTTTCTTGAAACAAATTAAAAGCATTTTGCTTATAAACAATAAGAGGATCTTTTTGTTCAAAAACAGCATTTTGTACTGAATAACGTAAACTATCCATCTCACGTAAATGTTCTTTCCATTTTTCATCCATAAAACACAATATAGTCTTTTTTTCAAACATGGATAATAAAGATTTTCCTTTTGTTTTATACAATTCTTTCAAATCTAATATAGACACTATATTTTGATATCCATCAGTTAAAGCAACTCGTATTTGATACAATTCATGATTTTTTTTATCTAATATGTTAGATATAATGGGTTTTATGTCGTAATCAATCATTTTTTTCTTCTTTTTATCATAAAAATTCATAATCATATCATGAAATTTGTTAACACAATCACATTCTTTATAATAAAAAAATTCATTTTCTTGCATAGGAAATTTAATACCAAAAATTTGAAAAAATTCATATTCCAAATTTTTAAAATCATTGATAGATTTATTTACAGTAATCATTACATCTAATAAAATATAGATCATATTAGAAATATCTAAACTTAATTCGTTTCCACACAATGCATTTCTTCGTTTTTTGTAAATAAATTCTCTTTGTTGATTAATAACATCATCATAATCTAATAAGCGTTTTCGTATACTAAAATTATTATCCTCTATTTTTTTTTGTGCTTTTTCAATAGACTTTGTCAATAAAGGATGTTGTATTATATCTCCTTCTTTATGCCCAAATCTATCCATTAATTTAGAAAGTCTTTCAGAATCAATAAATAAACGAATTAAATTATCTTCTAGAGATACATAAAACTGAGAACTTCCCGGATCTCCTTGACGTCCTGCCCTTCCTCTTAATTGATTATCTACTCTCCTAGAATCGTGTCTTTCAGTTCCTAATACTGCTAATCCTCTATTTTTAATGACTTCTTTTGATAGTTTTATATCTGTTCCACGACCTGCCATATTAGTTGCTATAGTAACAGATCCAGGTAATCCTGCTTTTGCTATGATTTCTGCTTCTTTTTCATGTAATTTAGCATTTAAAACATTATGTGGTATTTTTTTAAATTTCAATGCTCTACTTAGAAATTCTGAAATTTCAACAGAAGTTGTTCCAACAAGAACGGGACGTTTTTCATTTTTAGATAAAAAAATAATTTTTTCTATAATAGCATTATATTTTTCTCGTTTTGTTTTAAAAACAAGATCTTGCAAATCTTTTCTTTGTATTTTTTTATGTGTAGGGATTACTACCACATCTAATTTATAGATATGCCAAAATTCTCCAGATTCTGTTTCTGCCGTTCCTGTCATTCCAGATATTTTTCTATACATTCTAAAGTAATTTTGTAAAGTTATTGTAGCAAAAGTTTGACTGGAAGATTCTATTTGAACATTTTCTTTCGCTTCTATAGCTTGATGTAAGCCATCAGAATAACGTCTCCCTTCCATGATTCGACCAGTTTGTTCATCTACTATTTTAACTTTCCCTACTAGAACTACATAATCTACATCTATCTCAAATAAAGTAAAAGCTTTAAGTAATTGATTTATAGTGTGAATTCTTTGTGATTTTATAGAAAAATTTTTCAAAAGTTTTTCCTTTTCCTTTCTTTCTTTTTCTTTAGATAAATTATTTTTCTCTAATTCAGTTAGTTCTAGATTGACATCTGGTAAAACAAAAAAACCTATATCTTCCACATTTTTTGATAAAAATTCAATTCCCTTATCTGTTAATTCTACAGTATTATTTTTTTCATCAATAACAAAATA contains:
- a CDS encoding SanA/YdcF family protein, which translates into the protein MHGGGINAYFKYRIDAACSLFRHKKIRYIIVSGDNREKNYNEPKMMKKELIKKGIPSNFIYEDFYGISTLHSIVRVHQIFKQKKFTIISQKFHNERAIFIGNCLGLDVIGFNAKNITFDSKIQIREIFARIKALWNIVLYSIQTN
- the secA gene encoding preprotein translocase subunit SecA, with the translated sequence MSFIKNILNKLLVNKNDRDLKEVRKYLIQIKKEEEKILLLSDDELRNQTQYLKNIIKKSTKKFHEEEKKLLKRIQEKFYSISVLEKIYSNVENVQKECYKIEQKVLIDILPRAFAIIKETAKRLKEKKELIVTSTFFDEELSKIKPYVHLNGNQAIWKNEWDAYGKNIIWDMVHYDVQLMGGVVLHQGKIAEMATGEGKTFVATLSAYLNALSGRGVHIVTVNNYLSRRDTGWMAPLMEFHGLKVDCIDNYSSSDVKKRKKAYQADITYGTNNEFGFDYLRDNMACSKEELVQRELNYAIIDEIDSVLIDEARTPLIISGPVDLKKDNKEEFELFKGKVKTLVNKQNIIVNNFLQEAKNLIKNGDKKLGGLKLFQSYRGLPKKKSLIKFLSEDNIRLILQKTESQYLQDYGREMYKVDKDLYFVIDEKNNTVELTDKGIEFLSKNVEDIGFFVLPDVNLELTELEKNNLSKEKERKEKEKLLKNFSIKSQRIHTINQLLKAFTLFEIDVDYVVLVGKVKIVDEQTGRIMEGRRYSDGLHQAIEAKENVQIESSSQTFATITLQNYFRMYRKISGMTGTAETESGEFWHIYKLDVVVIPTHKKIQRKDLQDLVFKTKREKYNAIIEKIIFLSKNEKRPVLVGTTSVEISEFLSRALKFKKIPHNVLNAKLHEKEAEIIAKAGLPGSVTIATNMAGRGTDIKLSKEVIKNRGLAVLGTERHDSRRVDNQLRGRAGRQGDPGSSQFYVSLEDNLIRLFIDSERLSKLMDRFGHKEGDIIQHPLLTKSIEKAQKKIEDNNFSIRKRLLDYDDVINQQREFIYKKRRNALCGNELSLDISNMIYILLDVMITVNKSINDFKNLEYEFFQIFGIKFPMQENEFFYYKECDCVNKFHDMIMNFYDKKKKKMIDYDIKPIISNILDKKNHELYQIRVALTDGYQNIVSILDLKELYKTKGKSLLSMFEKKTILCFMDEKWKEHLREMDSLRYSVQNAVFEQKDPLIVYKQNAFNLFQEKVYDINKKTVSFLLKSVIITGDILCFPKEKNNFRTNLFMKGKDKKKLGRNNRINIRHLITGETKNIKFKHIEFFLEKGEWVIEDESF
- the menD gene encoding 2-succinyl-5-enolpyruvyl-6-hydroxy-3-cyclohexene-1-carboxylic-acid synthase, with product MGEILKAKSIFNIIISPGSRNAPIIIHFTQYKNFKTYSIVDERCAGFFALGIAQQIRKPVVISCTSGSAVVNYYPAITEAFFQNIPLILVTADRPKKIIDVFEGQSIKQENIFQKHVEVSVQLTEDDSELGIWYNDRLINESINKCILKNKPIHINIPFSEPLYNTIDHLQVKPKIIKTVPVKNYIETCNYKKEQDIWKKYEKKMILLGLYYPEKNMEKVLRKLSLDPSIVIFTETTSHVYGQFFFSNIDVLIFNMNPKKWISFKPHILLTVGTNIISKKIKFLLRKYPPIYHWHIGTNYENYPDTYYKLTTYWPIDPESFFEIFYNSNNILISTSDYRKKWEKLRKERIKKHKFFLKKEKSFSDLKVLFFVFKSIPNNTILQLGNSMIVRYYQLFYEKKYSIKSYCNRGTSGIDGCVSTAIGSAITIKKTVTLIVGDISFFYDSNALWNNYIPKNFRIILINNGGGNIFRFISEKKLPEKIFNFFETKHIFNAEKICEMYNWKYERVYDQYTLKKSLSFFWKRSKKPCLLEIDTKKYNNAKILRKYLSYLS
- the fabG gene encoding 3-oxoacyl-[acyl-carrier-protein] reductase; translation: MKLLNGKIAVVTGGSGDIGQSIVKTFVQHGANVIFTFFSSKKEATKLEFEFKNLVEAYKIDLSDFYSSENLVREVIKKYNRIDILVNNAGIIKDNFLLKISKKDWDDVIKTNLYSIFNLTKHTIPPMMKQKKGSIINMSSIVGLTGNIGQSNYAASKAGIIGFTKSIARELGKKNIRCNAIAPGYIVTKMNSHFKSQIKENWIRNIPLKRPGTPQDIANSTLFLASDLSNYITGTVLNVNGGLI